The following are from one region of the Chryseobacterium shigense genome:
- a CDS encoding T9SS type A sorting domain-containing protein — MKIKLFLLSLLLLSGFLQSQTVTIDLSTGKNSDGTLMNAPPPDVTGGTSEADPDWSVTRPGEIAQVGTKTRHTYTGWSFPALGITANALQSRWITDKDGWANVGDGYYNYYSKSFTVPNGSTDITLNIRSLSFVRNWTYLVRTDVVPNTEELITQTTWMSDGAKGWLNSRSPEVINKSITPGTYIIKVKLYTNNGGVTNALNVHGLVSYTPQTCTAPAPSVSTPVVYCQNAAASQLSATGTGLLWYTEATGGTGSSTAPTPSTNNAGTTSYYVSQTLNGCEGPREKIDVTVNAVPGSPGVNTPVVYCQNTTSSPLSATGTGLLWYTAATGGTGNTTAPVPTTGSAGTTSYYVSQTVNGCESTRSLIDVIVNTPPGLPGVTSPVIYCQNDTASPLSATGTGLLWYATATGGTGNTVAPTPDTTIAGSTDYWVSQTANGCEGSRAKITVTVNAGPDAPTVGVITQPSCSVSTGSVVLSGLPAGNWTITANPGGATLTGNTSTATFTNLAPGTSYYFNVKTGTGCNSALSDEVVISSVSGITGNDKVCKGSTITLSVPSNILGAGTNPWSLSSAVSGVTLTKDATNPNVATLAANTSVTATSVTVKFTTSTGCILTKTVSIGTVVTPTFSISSSICFGQNYTLPATANNTVTVNGTATPITGTWSPAIVDNTVKGIYTFTPNQLPGYCINSTSVTINISNSLEKYSGDAYQTVNAGTAIHNIFYRIIGGTTATVTGLPTGVTSTVVTGGAGLKEVRISGTPTTPGTYNFTVTVPNASCPATATGKIIVNPTGTVDWTLAPNSYIFTGKDDNDTTKDVDGIKIPVKKAFSVWKDDRDPVLSFNTPVPAGSQLSAYVYWEDVSGIIKSDSSYKLILDGSGEDAKILVPVNKTRGEGNAVIALHAGTNGNSSDPIYWTWHVWVTDDPRTNGSTYNQGYEKDKKGVNAFANWKWMDRNLGATNAQFLGNDWNKSAGLMYQWGRKDAIPPMIYKDGTKYEIHGEIGKGRKFNPFAPVASDDKFEFGWKLRPNNAGTLNDHSEVVKNLKYAATHPLQLITYTNFLGETWFSDQEYRVTGLMDGAYYSNRISWDLWSDNRGGMFSQSGSSDAETDTDSKTYELKSSYDPCPCGWRIPSHYGGSLGGATGNNNTSPWGRGGGGNDDVYNNWKTASVLNNLGIPNSNGFYLDTYTTDGDPIVNEGKSLSYISLKTTNSMLPNIKVYPSLGFDFSGQTDRKLDYFPLTGGYVYFGPQEKVDYYRASEGVSYVNWLATAGFATSTYSPWNGVRGMGIVADYKTTPDKLNLSYSIAQTARVKGAGTVRCIKDPNDIYMPSVFKTEYIYPSVSPQYTLENLKTWAKEPNSYVILPAATSKTFSIKKAVAMHKLYLTDNEAFPANVSVSVYWTTKKNNVDPINATYSPGSNSEDGSITIDRTAGQYGNAVVALHNGLTQSSPVIWSWHIWLPETEPVGIQEYLTEIPYDITANGATSGVSPSGHVINNSYSLVLPPLKTVFMDRNLGALIAFPTTTTPIDSDEYKKTMGLHYQFGRKDPLPSFLDGNIYRNSQLIGAAQYNSTAGGYISNYSQYASNITPADKREAAVRKVLKYSSENPLTYLNQDITKTGTLGGAPYEKPKDWISEDQGIAFERWGHAGEKSPFDPCPEGWRVPDTSYSFASSYTGDGVKGNSPWYLGGKAVTDPAPNSVSKIGIGQTYRASAANNYKGVLVNSTSGNNAGWVFNGNNNGKPYNIGNYPIAGIRNGSSVTTNEIGVWSASMDDNMFGNALGLNIKSGLMTTGIGMNPYAAMSCRCAKDEPRYLGIPVTNNSGAQAKTVLASKEVQEKVKAEKLVLYPIPVSNTLNISATDSKDYYYEIYNMSGQLVKKGKFENRQTDVSSLVSGAYLVRINDSDTIVKIIKK, encoded by the coding sequence ATGAAAATTAAATTATTTTTGTTGTCATTATTGTTATTGTCCGGCTTTCTCCAGTCTCAAACAGTAACAATTGATTTAAGTACCGGAAAAAACAGTGACGGTACTTTAATGAATGCTCCACCACCGGACGTGACCGGCGGAACTTCTGAAGCAGATCCTGACTGGTCTGTAACTCGTCCCGGCGAAATAGCTCAGGTAGGGACCAAGACCAGGCATACTTACACAGGATGGTCATTTCCTGCTTTAGGAATAACAGCAAACGCCCTGCAAAGCCGTTGGATTACAGATAAAGATGGCTGGGCTAACGTTGGTGACGGTTACTACAATTATTACAGTAAAAGTTTTACCGTACCTAATGGATCAACTGATATAACGCTTAATATCAGATCATTAAGCTTTGTAAGAAACTGGACCTATCTTGTAAGAACGGATGTAGTCCCCAACACCGAAGAGTTAATTACCCAAACAACATGGATGAGTGACGGAGCCAAAGGCTGGCTGAACTCCAGAAGTCCGGAGGTCATCAATAAATCTATTACTCCCGGAACTTACATCATAAAAGTAAAATTATACACTAATAATGGTGGGGTAACAAACGCCTTAAATGTACATGGTTTAGTAAGCTATACACCACAAACATGTACAGCCCCTGCTCCATCGGTAAGCACCCCAGTTGTCTACTGTCAAAATGCTGCTGCATCTCAACTTTCAGCTACAGGAACAGGATTATTATGGTACACCGAAGCTACAGGAGGAACGGGAAGCTCTACTGCTCCAACGCCTTCAACAAACAATGCAGGCACTACTTCTTATTATGTCAGCCAAACCCTTAATGGATGTGAAGGGCCAAGAGAGAAAATAGATGTAACAGTAAATGCTGTCCCTGGCTCTCCGGGTGTAAATACTCCTGTTGTTTATTGCCAAAATACTACATCATCACCACTTTCTGCAACAGGAACAGGGTTATTGTGGTATACTGCAGCTACAGGAGGAACAGGAAATACAACCGCCCCCGTTCCTACTACAGGCAGTGCAGGTACAACTTCCTATTATGTAAGCCAAACTGTAAACGGCTGCGAAAGTACCCGTTCTTTAATTGATGTAATTGTAAATACACCTCCGGGCTTACCTGGTGTAACCTCTCCGGTTATTTACTGCCAGAATGATACCGCGTCTCCTCTGTCTGCAACAGGAACAGGATTATTATGGTATGCTACGGCTACAGGAGGAACAGGAAATACGGTTGCTCCAACACCAGATACTACCATAGCAGGAAGCACAGACTATTGGGTAAGCCAAACTGCAAATGGCTGTGAAGGTTCAAGGGCAAAAATAACCGTTACCGTTAATGCAGGCCCTGATGCTCCTACAGTTGGCGTTATTACTCAACCTTCATGCTCTGTATCCACAGGGTCAGTGGTATTAAGCGGACTACCCGCAGGAAACTGGACCATCACGGCCAATCCCGGAGGTGCTACTCTGACAGGAAACACATCAACAGCAACCTTCACTAATCTGGCTCCGGGAACCAGCTATTACTTTAATGTTAAAACCGGTACAGGATGTAACTCTGCATTGTCAGATGAAGTAGTAATCAGTTCTGTATCCGGCATTACCGGAAATGATAAGGTATGTAAAGGAAGCACTATCACACTGTCAGTTCCTTCCAACATACTGGGCGCAGGTACAAATCCGTGGAGTTTAAGTTCTGCTGTAAGCGGGGTAACTCTTACTAAAGACGCAACCAACCCCAATGTGGCGACTTTGGCAGCAAATACTTCCGTAACCGCTACTTCCGTAACGGTTAAGTTTACAACAAGTACAGGCTGTATACTCACAAAAACAGTCAGTATAGGAACCGTTGTAACTCCTACATTCAGTATATCTTCTTCTATCTGTTTTGGTCAGAATTATACACTTCCTGCCACTGCAAACAATACCGTTACAGTTAATGGAACAGCAACGCCTATCACAGGAACGTGGTCTCCGGCAATAGTAGATAATACGGTAAAAGGGATATATACTTTTACCCCTAATCAGCTTCCGGGATATTGCATTAATTCTACTTCTGTTACCATTAATATCAGCAACAGTTTAGAAAAATACAGTGGAGATGCTTATCAAACAGTAAATGCAGGTACAGCCATCCATAATATTTTTTACAGAATTATTGGCGGAACAACAGCTACTGTAACAGGTTTGCCAACTGGCGTTACTTCTACGGTTGTAACAGGAGGAGCCGGTCTTAAGGAAGTCCGAATTTCAGGAACCCCAACAACACCGGGAACATATAACTTTACCGTTACCGTACCAAATGCTTCCTGCCCGGCAACAGCAACAGGTAAAATTATTGTAAATCCTACAGGAACTGTGGACTGGACTCTCGCTCCTAACAGCTACATTTTTACAGGTAAAGATGATAACGACACTACAAAAGATGTGGATGGTATAAAAATTCCGGTAAAAAAAGCATTCTCTGTCTGGAAGGATGATCGCGACCCTGTTCTTTCATTCAATACACCAGTTCCTGCGGGAAGTCAGTTATCCGCTTATGTGTACTGGGAAGATGTTTCCGGGATCATAAAAAGCGATAGCTCTTATAAATTAATTTTAGACGGAAGCGGAGAAGATGCTAAAATTCTGGTTCCTGTAAATAAAACCAGAGGCGAAGGAAATGCCGTAATAGCATTGCATGCAGGAACCAATGGCAATAGTAGTGACCCGATATACTGGACATGGCATGTCTGGGTAACCGATGATCCACGTACCAATGGTTCAACCTATAATCAGGGATATGAAAAAGATAAGAAGGGGGTAAATGCATTTGCCAACTGGAAATGGATGGACAGAAACCTTGGTGCTACCAATGCCCAGTTTTTAGGAAACGACTGGAATAAATCTGCCGGTCTAATGTACCAATGGGGAAGAAAGGACGCAATTCCTCCAATGATCTATAAGGATGGTACTAAGTACGAAATACATGGAGAAATAGGAAAAGGAAGAAAATTCAATCCTTTTGCTCCGGTTGCATCCGATGACAAATTTGAGTTTGGCTGGAAGCTAAGACCTAATAATGCAGGCACTTTAAATGACCACAGCGAAGTGGTTAAGAATTTAAAATATGCTGCCACTCACCCGTTACAATTAATCACCTATACTAATTTCCTTGGCGAAACATGGTTCTCGGATCAGGAATACAGGGTAACAGGATTAATGGACGGCGCTTATTACAGTAACAGGATTTCGTGGGATCTGTGGTCTGACAACAGAGGAGGAATGTTCTCTCAATCAGGATCAAGCGATGCAGAAACTGATACTGACAGTAAGACTTATGAATTAAAATCTTCTTACGACCCTTGCCCTTGCGGATGGAGAATTCCGTCTCATTACGGAGGAAGTTTAGGCGGCGCAACGGGAAATAACAACACCAGCCCATGGGGAAGAGGTGGCGGAGGAAATGATGATGTATATAATAACTGGAAAACAGCATCCGTTTTAAACAATCTGGGTATTCCGAATTCAAATGGTTTTTACTTGGATACATATACCACTGATGGAGACCCTATAGTTAATGAAGGAAAATCTTTATCATATATCAGTTTAAAAACTACCAATTCAATGTTGCCTAACATTAAGGTTTATCCGTCCTTAGGTTTTGATTTTAGCGGACAGACAGATAGAAAGCTAGATTATTTCCCATTAACAGGAGGTTATGTATATTTCGGGCCACAAGAAAAAGTAGATTACTACCGTGCATCAGAAGGAGTTTCGTATGTTAACTGGCTGGCTACTGCCGGGTTTGCAACATCTACATATTCTCCGTGGAACGGAGTTCGCGGTATGGGTATTGTTGCAGATTATAAAACCACTCCGGACAAATTAAACCTCAGCTACAGTATTGCTCAGACTGCAAGGGTTAAAGGAGCGGGAACTGTAAGATGTATCAAAGATCCTAATGATATTTATATGCCTTCAGTATTCAAAACAGAGTATATATACCCTTCTGTAAGTCCTCAATATACTTTGGAAAACCTGAAAACCTGGGCTAAGGAGCCTAACAGTTATGTTATTTTGCCTGCCGCTACATCTAAAACATTCAGCATTAAGAAGGCTGTAGCAATGCACAAGCTTTATTTAACAGACAATGAAGCTTTCCCTGCAAATGTCAGCGTAAGTGTATATTGGACTACTAAAAAAAATAATGTAGATCCTATCAATGCTACTTATTCACCTGGCTCTAATTCTGAGGATGGCAGTATCACGATAGACCGTACAGCAGGGCAATATGGTAATGCTGTGGTAGCGCTTCACAATGGTCTTACCCAGTCTTCTCCGGTTATATGGAGCTGGCATATCTGGTTACCGGAAACAGAGCCTGTAGGTATTCAGGAGTATTTAACTGAAATTCCTTATGACATCACGGCAAACGGTGCTACAAGCGGGGTTTCACCTAGCGGACATGTTATTAACAATTCGTACAGTCTTGTATTGCCTCCTTTAAAGACTGTTTTTATGGACAGAAACCTGGGAGCCTTAATAGCTTTCCCAACAACTACAACACCTATAGACAGTGATGAGTATAAAAAAACAATGGGACTTCACTATCAGTTTGGTAGAAAAGATCCGTTACCAAGCTTTTTAGATGGAAATATATACAGAAACAGCCAGCTGATAGGGGCTGCTCAATATAACAGCACAGCAGGAGGATACATATCGAACTATTCTCAATATGCCAGTAATATTACCCCTGCAGACAAACGCGAAGCTGCTGTAAGAAAAGTATTGAAATATTCCTCTGAAAACCCTCTTACTTATCTGAACCAGGATATTACAAAAACCGGCACATTGGGAGGTGCTCCATATGAAAAGCCTAAAGACTGGATCAGTGAAGACCAAGGTATCGCTTTTGAGCGTTGGGGACACGCAGGTGAGAAATCTCCTTTCGACCCATGCCCTGAAGGATGGAGGGTTCCTGATACTTCCTACTCATTTGCAAGCAGCTATACCGGAGACGGAGTGAAAGGTAATTCTCCGTGGTATCTGGGCGGTAAAGCAGTTACAGATCCCGCTCCTAACAGTGTAAGCAAGATAGGGATAGGACAGACATATAGAGCATCCGCTGCAAACAATTATAAAGGAGTTCTGGTAAATTCTACTTCAGGAAATAATGCTGGATGGGTATTTAACGGAAACAACAATGGTAAACCTTATAATATAGGAAATTATCCTATTGCGGGAATCAGAAACGGAAGTTCTGTTACTACAAATGAAATTGGAGTATGGTCTGCATCTATGGACGACAATATGTTTGGAAATGCCCTTGGCCTGAATATAAAATCAGGATTAATGACCACAGGTATAGGAATGAACCCTTACGCCGCTATGTCCTGCCGTTGTGCAAAAGATGAACCAAGATATCTTGGAATTCCTGTAACCAATAATTCAGGAGCACAGGCGAAAACAGTACTGGCGTCTAAAGAAGTACAGGAAAAAGTAAAAGCAGAAAAGCTTGTTCTTTATCCGATTCCTGTAAGCAATACATTAAACATCAGTGCAACTGACAGCAAGGATTATTATTATGAAATTTATAATATGTCCGGCCAGCTGGTGAAGAAAGGCAAGTTTGAAAACAGGCAGACAGATGTTTCTTCTTTAGTTTCAGGAGCTTATCTGGTAAGAATCAATGATTCTGATACTATTGTTAAAATAATTAAAAAATAA
- a CDS encoding tyrosine-type recombinase/integrase, with product MSNKEIERIVNLKNFASSEEEFARDIWELLYRCNGINFVDLLRLRWEQQNGRCFVFFRKKTEKTQKNLKKDVVVPIDRKLELLLQKVGDRKSKFVLDILKEGYSEQNFDYYNRKLRKQINYSLSELSEKLELSVPLKLKTARDSYASVLKRSGVSIDKISEILSHSNTNHSALDSMDLDTVFEINSHLI from the coding sequence TTGTCAAATAAAGAAATAGAAAGAATTGTAAATTTAAAAAATTTTGCAAGTTCAGAAGAAGAATTTGCAAGAGATATTTGGGAACTTCTATATCGTTGTAATGGAATTAATTTTGTCGATTTGCTGAGATTAAGATGGGAACAACAAAATGGGAGATGTTTTGTGTTTTTCAGGAAAAAAACCGAAAAAACACAAAAAAATTTGAAAAAGGATGTTGTTGTTCCAATTGATAGGAAACTGGAGTTGTTGTTGCAAAAAGTGGGAGATAGAAAAAGTAAGTTTGTTTTGGATATTCTAAAAGAAGGATATTCAGAACAGAATTTTGATTATTACAATCGGAAACTTCGGAAACAGATCAATTATTCACTATCAGAATTATCAGAAAAATTAGAACTTTCCGTTCCTTTGAAACTCAAGACTGCAAGAGATTCTTATGCCTCAGTTCTAAAAAGAAGTGGTGTGTCTATTGATAAAATATCTGAAATATTGTCCCATTCCAATACCAACCACTCAGCATTAGATTCAATGGATTTGGATACTGTTTTTGAAATCAACAGTCATTTGATTTAA
- a CDS encoding T9SS type A sorting domain-containing protein yields the protein MIFKNTYCKIAAGIAVFCSAQFYSQLVGSDPQIWEKANTSIREASNVKDDHLLNFHDGIKNRFLKKYIRHSRDKSHTLSLVHTSREEEKIWENDSKKIILNNNVFEKGDQTKIKLRKKPSIFTYAGVGDLKSGKPDSIKIKFDDQNLYEMIFISKKATKTDISKIHSYLSIKYGISLTKGKYISSDGTLIWDPEKHKDFKYRPTGLGRDDGNELYQKQSSNQEDQFLTIGKGNIFKMNIENPTLFDQNNFVIWSDDNKEMGFRNEENLRVLERNWEINFIGSTIPKKDYQVRIDKNKMNPDSLPLVYWMLLKDSAGEIIKIQGVENENFIFFNKVDFINNKSNDLFERFTFATGPIPKTREDETSQSQSNSLNNEVISLNLEDIKLYPNPVKKGQEFTVTFPAMESLSISIYDGGGRLVKMEKIDHKSKSYHGTLNIQSSYLVSLTLNGKVIKTFKLIVD from the coding sequence ATGATTTTCAAAAACACATACTGCAAGATTGCAGCAGGTATTGCTGTTTTCTGCTCTGCTCAATTCTATTCACAATTAGTTGGCTCAGATCCTCAGATCTGGGAAAAAGCAAACACCTCAATTAGAGAAGCTTCCAATGTAAAAGATGACCATTTACTTAATTTCCATGACGGAATAAAAAACCGTTTTCTCAAAAAGTATATAAGACATAGTCGTGATAAAAGCCATACGCTAAGTCTTGTCCATACTTCCAGAGAAGAAGAAAAAATATGGGAGAACGATTCTAAAAAGATTATTCTCAATAATAATGTTTTTGAGAAAGGAGATCAAACAAAGATCAAGCTTCGGAAAAAACCGAGTATTTTCACTTATGCAGGTGTGGGCGATTTAAAATCCGGTAAGCCGGACAGCATCAAAATTAAATTTGATGATCAGAATCTTTATGAGATGATATTCATTTCTAAGAAAGCAACAAAGACGGATATCAGTAAAATTCACAGTTATCTTTCCATCAAATACGGAATATCTCTTACCAAAGGAAAATATATTTCTTCTGACGGGACACTGATTTGGGATCCTGAAAAACACAAAGATTTTAAATACAGACCAACAGGGTTAGGTAGGGATGACGGCAATGAATTGTATCAGAAACAGTCTTCCAATCAGGAAGATCAATTTTTGACTATTGGGAAAGGAAATATTTTTAAAATGAATATTGAGAACCCAACCTTGTTCGATCAAAATAATTTCGTGATATGGTCGGATGACAATAAGGAAATGGGGTTCAGAAATGAAGAAAACTTAAGAGTTCTTGAAAGAAACTGGGAAATCAACTTTATAGGTTCTACTATTCCAAAGAAAGATTATCAGGTTCGTATTGATAAAAATAAAATGAATCCTGATTCGCTTCCTTTAGTATATTGGATGTTACTAAAAGACTCAGCAGGAGAAATTATAAAAATTCAGGGCGTAGAAAATGAAAACTTTATTTTTTTCAATAAAGTTGATTTTATAAATAATAAGAGCAATGACCTCTTTGAACGATTTACATTTGCAACGGGACCTATACCAAAAACCCGAGAGGATGAGACAAGTCAATCCCAATCCAATTCTCTAAACAATGAAGTAATTTCCTTGAACCTTGAAGATATTAAACTCTATCCAAACCCAGTTAAAAAAGGACAGGAGTTTACTGTAACTTTTCCTGCAATGGAAAGCCTGAGCATTTCTATTTATGATGGAGGCGGAAGATTGGTTAAGATGGAGAAGATTGATCATAAATCCAAATCATATCACGGAACACTTAATATTCAGAGTTCATACTTAGTGTCTTTAACACTCAATGGGAAAGTAATCAAAACCTTTAAATTAATCGTAGACTAA